The Saccopteryx leptura isolate mSacLep1 chromosome 2, mSacLep1_pri_phased_curated, whole genome shotgun sequence genome has a window encoding:
- the UBASH3A gene encoding ubiquitin-associated and SH3 domain-containing protein A isoform X1 → MAAGETQVYAKVNNKLKGHRAASLLDPLLGMGFPAHTALKALAATGRKTAEEAADWLRCHCNDPSLDDPIPQEYALFLCPMGSLLEKLQEFWRESRRQCTKNRAHEVFPHITLCDFFTCEDQKVECLYEALKRAGDRMLGSFPSVVPLVLHSSISYLGFFVNDSPADVIREFAMTFATEAAVLADCTVKPCTKQLHMTLAHKFYPHHQRTLEQLARAVHPGHSCQWTAALYSRDMRFVHYQTLRALFQYKPQNVDELTLSPGDYIFVDPTQQEEASEGWVIGISQRSGCRGFLPENYTERASECDTWVKHRTYTFSLTVDLNSRKDGEASSRSSGEPHPPPRPRSAGSIQALQATVMRRSVLVVRHGERVDQIFGKSWLQQCSTPDGKYYRPDLNFPCSLPPRSNGIKGFENDPPLSSCGIFQSRMAGEALLDSGVRITSVFTSPALRCVQTAKYILEELRLERKMKVRVEPGLFEWTKWEAGKTTPTLMTLEELKEANFNVSTEYRPAFPSTSILPAESYSEYVDRCAVSVERIVNSCAQDVGVILIVGHGSALDSCTRPLLRLPPRDCADFAQLVRKIPSLGMCFCEENKEEGKWELVAPPVKTLTHGSNSAFNWQNWILGN, encoded by the exons ATGGCAGCCGGGGAGACACAGGTCTACGCAAAGGTCAACAACAAGCTCAAAGGCCACAGGGCCGCCTCCCTCCTGGACCCCCTTCTGGGGATGGGCTTCCCGGCACACACCGC GCTGAAAGCATTGGCAGCTACTGGGAGGAAGACGGCAGAAGAGGCAGCAGACTG GCTGCGCTGTCATTGCAATGACCCGTCTCTGGATGATCCCATCCCCCAGGAGTACGCTCTTTTCCTCTGCCCCATGGGGTCCCTGCTGGAAAAGCTTCAAGAGTTCTGGAGAGAGAGCAGACGTCAGTGCACAAAGAACAGAGCTCATGAAGTCTTCCCTCACATAACGCTCTGTGACTTCTTCACG TGTGAAGACCAGAAGGTGGAGTGTCTGTATGAGGCTCTAAAGAGAGCTGGAGACAGGATGTTGGGCTCCTTCCCCTCCGTGGTCCCTCTGGTCCTCCATTCTTCCATCAGCTACCTTGGCTTCTTCGTGAATGACAGTCCTGCAGATGTCATCCGGGAATTCGCCATGACGTTTGCCACAGAAGCAGCTGTCTTAGCAG ACTGCACCGTGAAGCCCTGCACCAAGCAGCTGCATATGACACTGGCCCACAAGTTCTACCCCCACCACCAGAGGACGCTGGAGCAGCTGGCCAGAGCCGTGCATCCGGGCCACAGCTGCCAGTGGACCGCGGCCCTGTACTCGCGGGACATGCGCTTTGTGCACTACCAG ACTCTGAGGGCTCTATTTCAGTACAAACCCCAGAACGTGGATGAGCTGACACTAAGTCCTGGAGACTACATCTTTGTGGACCCCACTCAGCAGGAGGAAGCCAGTGAGGGCTGGGTGATTGGAATCTCGCAGCGGAGCGGCTGCCGGGGCTTCCTGCCGGAGAACTACACGGAACGAGCCAGCGAGTGTGACACATGGGTGAAGCACAG AACATATACCTTCAGTCTAACCGTGGACTTGAACTCCCGAAAGGACGGGGAAGCCAGCAGCAGAAGCAGTGGggaaccccaccccccaccaaggCCCAGGAGTGCTGGCAGCATTCAGGCTTTGCAG GCCACCGTCATGAGGAGAAGTGTGTTGGTGGTACGCCATGGGGAGCGCGTGGATCAAATCTTCGGAAAGTCATGGCTGCAACAGTGTTCCACTCCTGATG GGAAATACTACCGGCCAGACCTGAACTTCCCCTGCAGCCTACCCCCACGGAGCAATGGCATCAAAGGCTTTGAAAACGATCCACCATTATCCTCTTGTGGAATTTTCCAGTCCAGAATGGCAG GAGAAGCACTACTGGACAGCGGTGTCCGAATCACCTCCGTCTTCACCTCCCCAGCCCTCCGCTGTGTGCAGACAGCCAAATACATCCTGGAAG AGCTCAGActggagagaaaaatgaaggtaAGAGTGGAACCTGGACTCTTTGAATGGACAAAGTGGGAGGCCGGCAAAACCACCCCAACCCTCATGACCCTGGAAGAGCTGAAAGAGGCGAACTTCAACGTCAGCACCGAGTACAG GCCTGCATTCCCCTCCACTTCCATCCTGCCGGCCGAGAGCTACAGCGAGTATGTGGACAGGTGTGCGGTGAGTGTGGAACGGATCGTGAACAGTTGCGCACAGGATG TAGGCGTCATCCTCATCGTGGGCCACGGCTCGGCTCTGGACTCCTGCACTCGCCCCCTCCTCAGGCTGCCGCCCCGGGACTGCGCGGACTTCGCCCAGCTGGTGAGAAAG
- the UBASH3A gene encoding ubiquitin-associated and SH3 domain-containing protein A isoform X3, whose protein sequence is MAAGETQVYAKVNNKLKGHRAASLLDPLLGMGFPAHTALKALAATGRKTAEEAADWLRCHCNDPSLDDPIPQEYALFLCPMGSLLEKLQEFWRESRRQCTKNRAHEVFPHITLCDFFTCEDQKVECLYEALKRAGDRMLGSFPSVVPLVLHSSISYLGFFVNDSPADVIREFAMTFATEAAVLADCTVKPCTKQLHMTLAHKFYPHHQRTLEQLARAVHPGHSCQWTAALYSRDMRFVHYQTLRALFQYKPQNVDELTLSPGDYIFVDPTQQEEASEGWVIGISQRSGCRGFLPENYTERASECDTWVKHRTYTFSLTVDLNSRKDGEASSRSSGEPHPPPRPRSAGSIQALQATVMRRSVLVVRHGERVDQIFGKSWLQQCSTPDGKYYRPDLNFPCSLPPRSNGIKGFENDPPLSSCGIFQSRMAGEALLDSGVRITSVFTSPALRCVQTAKYILEELRLERKMKVRVEPGLFEWTKWEAGKTTPTLMTLEELKEANFNVSTEYRPAFPSTSILPAESYSEYVDRCAVSVERIVNSCAQDVGVILIVGHGSALDSCTRPLLRLPPRDCADFAQLIPSLGMCFCEENKEEGKWELVAPPVKTLTHGSNSAFNWQNWILGN, encoded by the exons ATGGCAGCCGGGGAGACACAGGTCTACGCAAAGGTCAACAACAAGCTCAAAGGCCACAGGGCCGCCTCCCTCCTGGACCCCCTTCTGGGGATGGGCTTCCCGGCACACACCGC GCTGAAAGCATTGGCAGCTACTGGGAGGAAGACGGCAGAAGAGGCAGCAGACTG GCTGCGCTGTCATTGCAATGACCCGTCTCTGGATGATCCCATCCCCCAGGAGTACGCTCTTTTCCTCTGCCCCATGGGGTCCCTGCTGGAAAAGCTTCAAGAGTTCTGGAGAGAGAGCAGACGTCAGTGCACAAAGAACAGAGCTCATGAAGTCTTCCCTCACATAACGCTCTGTGACTTCTTCACG TGTGAAGACCAGAAGGTGGAGTGTCTGTATGAGGCTCTAAAGAGAGCTGGAGACAGGATGTTGGGCTCCTTCCCCTCCGTGGTCCCTCTGGTCCTCCATTCTTCCATCAGCTACCTTGGCTTCTTCGTGAATGACAGTCCTGCAGATGTCATCCGGGAATTCGCCATGACGTTTGCCACAGAAGCAGCTGTCTTAGCAG ACTGCACCGTGAAGCCCTGCACCAAGCAGCTGCATATGACACTGGCCCACAAGTTCTACCCCCACCACCAGAGGACGCTGGAGCAGCTGGCCAGAGCCGTGCATCCGGGCCACAGCTGCCAGTGGACCGCGGCCCTGTACTCGCGGGACATGCGCTTTGTGCACTACCAG ACTCTGAGGGCTCTATTTCAGTACAAACCCCAGAACGTGGATGAGCTGACACTAAGTCCTGGAGACTACATCTTTGTGGACCCCACTCAGCAGGAGGAAGCCAGTGAGGGCTGGGTGATTGGAATCTCGCAGCGGAGCGGCTGCCGGGGCTTCCTGCCGGAGAACTACACGGAACGAGCCAGCGAGTGTGACACATGGGTGAAGCACAG AACATATACCTTCAGTCTAACCGTGGACTTGAACTCCCGAAAGGACGGGGAAGCCAGCAGCAGAAGCAGTGGggaaccccaccccccaccaaggCCCAGGAGTGCTGGCAGCATTCAGGCTTTGCAG GCCACCGTCATGAGGAGAAGTGTGTTGGTGGTACGCCATGGGGAGCGCGTGGATCAAATCTTCGGAAAGTCATGGCTGCAACAGTGTTCCACTCCTGATG GGAAATACTACCGGCCAGACCTGAACTTCCCCTGCAGCCTACCCCCACGGAGCAATGGCATCAAAGGCTTTGAAAACGATCCACCATTATCCTCTTGTGGAATTTTCCAGTCCAGAATGGCAG GAGAAGCACTACTGGACAGCGGTGTCCGAATCACCTCCGTCTTCACCTCCCCAGCCCTCCGCTGTGTGCAGACAGCCAAATACATCCTGGAAG AGCTCAGActggagagaaaaatgaaggtaAGAGTGGAACCTGGACTCTTTGAATGGACAAAGTGGGAGGCCGGCAAAACCACCCCAACCCTCATGACCCTGGAAGAGCTGAAAGAGGCGAACTTCAACGTCAGCACCGAGTACAG GCCTGCATTCCCCTCCACTTCCATCCTGCCGGCCGAGAGCTACAGCGAGTATGTGGACAGGTGTGCGGTGAGTGTGGAACGGATCGTGAACAGTTGCGCACAGGATG TAGGCGTCATCCTCATCGTGGGCCACGGCTCGGCTCTGGACTCCTGCACTCGCCCCCTCCTCAGGCTGCCGCCCCGGGACTGCGCGGACTTCGCCCAGCTG
- the UBASH3A gene encoding ubiquitin-associated and SH3 domain-containing protein A isoform X2 codes for MAAGETQVYAKVNNKLKGHRAASLLDPLLGMGFPAHTALKALAATGRKTAEEAADWLRCHCNDPSLDDPIPQEYALFLCPMGSLLEKLQEFWRESRRQCTKNRAHEVFPHITLCDFFTCEDQKVECLYEALKRAGDRMLGSFPSVVPLVLHSSISYLGFFVNDSPADVIREFAMTFATEAAVLADCTVKPCTKQLHMTLAHKFYPHHQRTLEQLARAVHPGHSCQWTAALYSRDMRFVHYQTLRALFQYKPQNVDELTLSPGDYIFVDPTQQEEASEGWVIGISQRSGCRGFLPENYTERASECDTWVKHRTYTFSLTVDLNSRKDGEASSRSSGEPHPPPRPRSAGSIQALQATVMRRSVLVVRHGERVDQIFGKSWLQQCSTPDGKYYRPDLNFPCSLPPRSNGIKGFENDPPLSSCGIFQSRMAGEALLDSGVRITSVFTSPALRCVQTAKYILEELRLERKMKVRVEPGLFEWTKWEAGKTTPTLMTLEELKEANFNVSTEYRPAFPSTSILPAESYSEYVDRCAVSVERIVNSCAQDGVILIVGHGSALDSCTRPLLRLPPRDCADFAQLVRKIPSLGMCFCEENKEEGKWELVAPPVKTLTHGSNSAFNWQNWILGN; via the exons ATGGCAGCCGGGGAGACACAGGTCTACGCAAAGGTCAACAACAAGCTCAAAGGCCACAGGGCCGCCTCCCTCCTGGACCCCCTTCTGGGGATGGGCTTCCCGGCACACACCGC GCTGAAAGCATTGGCAGCTACTGGGAGGAAGACGGCAGAAGAGGCAGCAGACTG GCTGCGCTGTCATTGCAATGACCCGTCTCTGGATGATCCCATCCCCCAGGAGTACGCTCTTTTCCTCTGCCCCATGGGGTCCCTGCTGGAAAAGCTTCAAGAGTTCTGGAGAGAGAGCAGACGTCAGTGCACAAAGAACAGAGCTCATGAAGTCTTCCCTCACATAACGCTCTGTGACTTCTTCACG TGTGAAGACCAGAAGGTGGAGTGTCTGTATGAGGCTCTAAAGAGAGCTGGAGACAGGATGTTGGGCTCCTTCCCCTCCGTGGTCCCTCTGGTCCTCCATTCTTCCATCAGCTACCTTGGCTTCTTCGTGAATGACAGTCCTGCAGATGTCATCCGGGAATTCGCCATGACGTTTGCCACAGAAGCAGCTGTCTTAGCAG ACTGCACCGTGAAGCCCTGCACCAAGCAGCTGCATATGACACTGGCCCACAAGTTCTACCCCCACCACCAGAGGACGCTGGAGCAGCTGGCCAGAGCCGTGCATCCGGGCCACAGCTGCCAGTGGACCGCGGCCCTGTACTCGCGGGACATGCGCTTTGTGCACTACCAG ACTCTGAGGGCTCTATTTCAGTACAAACCCCAGAACGTGGATGAGCTGACACTAAGTCCTGGAGACTACATCTTTGTGGACCCCACTCAGCAGGAGGAAGCCAGTGAGGGCTGGGTGATTGGAATCTCGCAGCGGAGCGGCTGCCGGGGCTTCCTGCCGGAGAACTACACGGAACGAGCCAGCGAGTGTGACACATGGGTGAAGCACAG AACATATACCTTCAGTCTAACCGTGGACTTGAACTCCCGAAAGGACGGGGAAGCCAGCAGCAGAAGCAGTGGggaaccccaccccccaccaaggCCCAGGAGTGCTGGCAGCATTCAGGCTTTGCAG GCCACCGTCATGAGGAGAAGTGTGTTGGTGGTACGCCATGGGGAGCGCGTGGATCAAATCTTCGGAAAGTCATGGCTGCAACAGTGTTCCACTCCTGATG GGAAATACTACCGGCCAGACCTGAACTTCCCCTGCAGCCTACCCCCACGGAGCAATGGCATCAAAGGCTTTGAAAACGATCCACCATTATCCTCTTGTGGAATTTTCCAGTCCAGAATGGCAG GAGAAGCACTACTGGACAGCGGTGTCCGAATCACCTCCGTCTTCACCTCCCCAGCCCTCCGCTGTGTGCAGACAGCCAAATACATCCTGGAAG AGCTCAGActggagagaaaaatgaaggtaAGAGTGGAACCTGGACTCTTTGAATGGACAAAGTGGGAGGCCGGCAAAACCACCCCAACCCTCATGACCCTGGAAGAGCTGAAAGAGGCGAACTTCAACGTCAGCACCGAGTACAG GCCTGCATTCCCCTCCACTTCCATCCTGCCGGCCGAGAGCTACAGCGAGTATGTGGACAGGTGTGCGGTGAGTGTGGAACGGATCGTGAACAGTTGCGCACAGGATG GCGTCATCCTCATCGTGGGCCACGGCTCGGCTCTGGACTCCTGCACTCGCCCCCTCCTCAGGCTGCCGCCCCGGGACTGCGCGGACTTCGCCCAGCTGGTGAGAAAG
- the UBASH3A gene encoding ubiquitin-associated and SH3 domain-containing protein A isoform X4 encodes MAAGETQVYAKVNNKLKGHRAASLLDPLLGMGFPAHTALKALAATGRKTAEEAADWLRCHCNDPSLDDPIPQEYALFLCPMGSLLEKLQEFWRESRRQCTKNRAHEVFPHITLCDFFTCEDQKVECLYEALKRAGDRMLGSFPSVVPLVLHSSISYLGFFVNDSPADVIREFAMTFATEAAVLADCTVKPCTKQLHMTLAHKFYPHHQRTLEQLARAVHPGHSCQWTAALYSRDMRFVHYQTLRALFQYKPQNVDELTLSPGDYIFVDPTQQEEASEGWVIGISQRSGCRGFLPENYTERASECDTWVKHRTYTFSLTVDLNSRKDGEASSRSSGEPHPPPRPRSAGSIQALQATVMRRSVLVVRHGERVDQIFGKSWLQQCSTPDGKYYRPDLNFPCSLPPRSNGIKGFENDPPLSSCGIFQSRMAGEALLDSGVRITSVFTSPALRCVQTAKYILEELRLERKMKVRVEPGLFEWTKWEAGKTTPTLMTLEELKEANFNVSTEYRSLLWGCASVKKIKRKESGNWWPLL; translated from the exons ATGGCAGCCGGGGAGACACAGGTCTACGCAAAGGTCAACAACAAGCTCAAAGGCCACAGGGCCGCCTCCCTCCTGGACCCCCTTCTGGGGATGGGCTTCCCGGCACACACCGC GCTGAAAGCATTGGCAGCTACTGGGAGGAAGACGGCAGAAGAGGCAGCAGACTG GCTGCGCTGTCATTGCAATGACCCGTCTCTGGATGATCCCATCCCCCAGGAGTACGCTCTTTTCCTCTGCCCCATGGGGTCCCTGCTGGAAAAGCTTCAAGAGTTCTGGAGAGAGAGCAGACGTCAGTGCACAAAGAACAGAGCTCATGAAGTCTTCCCTCACATAACGCTCTGTGACTTCTTCACG TGTGAAGACCAGAAGGTGGAGTGTCTGTATGAGGCTCTAAAGAGAGCTGGAGACAGGATGTTGGGCTCCTTCCCCTCCGTGGTCCCTCTGGTCCTCCATTCTTCCATCAGCTACCTTGGCTTCTTCGTGAATGACAGTCCTGCAGATGTCATCCGGGAATTCGCCATGACGTTTGCCACAGAAGCAGCTGTCTTAGCAG ACTGCACCGTGAAGCCCTGCACCAAGCAGCTGCATATGACACTGGCCCACAAGTTCTACCCCCACCACCAGAGGACGCTGGAGCAGCTGGCCAGAGCCGTGCATCCGGGCCACAGCTGCCAGTGGACCGCGGCCCTGTACTCGCGGGACATGCGCTTTGTGCACTACCAG ACTCTGAGGGCTCTATTTCAGTACAAACCCCAGAACGTGGATGAGCTGACACTAAGTCCTGGAGACTACATCTTTGTGGACCCCACTCAGCAGGAGGAAGCCAGTGAGGGCTGGGTGATTGGAATCTCGCAGCGGAGCGGCTGCCGGGGCTTCCTGCCGGAGAACTACACGGAACGAGCCAGCGAGTGTGACACATGGGTGAAGCACAG AACATATACCTTCAGTCTAACCGTGGACTTGAACTCCCGAAAGGACGGGGAAGCCAGCAGCAGAAGCAGTGGggaaccccaccccccaccaaggCCCAGGAGTGCTGGCAGCATTCAGGCTTTGCAG GCCACCGTCATGAGGAGAAGTGTGTTGGTGGTACGCCATGGGGAGCGCGTGGATCAAATCTTCGGAAAGTCATGGCTGCAACAGTGTTCCACTCCTGATG GGAAATACTACCGGCCAGACCTGAACTTCCCCTGCAGCCTACCCCCACGGAGCAATGGCATCAAAGGCTTTGAAAACGATCCACCATTATCCTCTTGTGGAATTTTCCAGTCCAGAATGGCAG GAGAAGCACTACTGGACAGCGGTGTCCGAATCACCTCCGTCTTCACCTCCCCAGCCCTCCGCTGTGTGCAGACAGCCAAATACATCCTGGAAG AGCTCAGActggagagaaaaatgaaggtaAGAGTGGAACCTGGACTCTTTGAATGGACAAAGTGGGAGGCCGGCAAAACCACCCCAACCCTCATGACCCTGGAAGAGCTGAAAGAGGCGAACTTCAACGTCAGCACCGAGTACAG